One Salvia splendens isolate huo1 chromosome 22, SspV2, whole genome shotgun sequence DNA segment encodes these proteins:
- the LOC121787703 gene encoding uncharacterized protein LOC121787703 isoform X2 → MRISELTENRNEPDEMPEKIGGSAKLDHTGSPMPAEAVNVKNGRTAAFAKIGKAVATPLKSSCSYGFVTLAKIGYVVRVRVVYRIVPSMSDDVETLVSVYPANFPLNSALRQSDDGEKITSGQYAGTPLKNECGDSDSYKFRF, encoded by the exons ATGCGAATATCGGAATTGACAGAGAATCGGAACGAGCCAGATGAGATGCCGGAGAAGATTGGTGGCTCCGCCAAACTCGATCACACCGGCAGCCCCATGCCTG CTGAGGCGGTGAATGTGAAAAACGGCCGCACTGCTGCTTTCGCCAAAATTGGGAAGGCGGTTGCGACGCCACTGAAGAGCTCATGCTCATATGGCTTTGTCACCTTGGCCAAGATTGGTTACGTCGTTAGGGTTAGAGTTGTGTACAGGATCGTGCCGTCGATGTCAGATGATGTTGAAACCCTAGTTAGCGTCTATCCTGCCAATTTTCCCCTAAATTCAGCCCTTCGTCAATCCGATGATGGCGAAAAAATCACATCTG GTCAGTATGCTGGGACGCCACTGAAAAATGAGTGTGGGGACTCCGACTCCTACAAGTTTCGCTTTTAA
- the LOC121787703 gene encoding uncharacterized protein LOC121787703 isoform X1, with amino-acid sequence MGYRATVEVFDRIGLWMASPEAKSTTIVYTTILTKNARNYAIQHDYKFADGKAAFLIILSNTLVEILNERITREKEKVGAQEEYVSGSQDLMKSASVDGHDWFSAAYKILKDILGVIPLNEILVFMVKEFRAFLRKAPSIFSKGFLTMESLGFMMREFFVFMMKQFFGAQFISNIDELVVLVLRELFGIDLVNKSGFCGSATKGRKKKKTQMNKY; translated from the exons ATGGGTTACAGGGCCACAGTCGAAGTTTTCGACAGGATTGGTCTGTGGATGGCAAGTCCTGAGGCGAAATCCACAACGATAGTGTACACCACCATACTTACTAAAAATGCTCGAAATTATGCAATCCAGCATGACTACAAATTCGCCGATG GCAAAGCTGCATTTCTCATCATTCTTTCCAACACCTTAGTCGAGATTTTAAATGAGCGTATCACACGGGAAAAAGAGAAGGTGGGTGCTCAAGAGGAATATGTGAGTGGTAGCCAAGATCTCATGAAATCTGCCTCCGTAGATGGACATGACTGGTTTTCAGCTGCATATAAAATCCTGAAAGACATTCTTGGAGTCATTCCATTGAATGAAATTTTGGTCTTTATGGTTAAAGAGTTTAGGGCCTTTTTAAGGAAAGCACCTTCTATTTTCAGCAAAGGATTCCTAACAATGGAGTCTTTGGGCTTCATGATGAGAGAGTTTTTTGTGTTTATGATGAAACAGTTTTTTGGTGCTCAGTTTATCAGCAATATAGATGAGCTAGTAGTGCTTGTGCTGAGAGAACTCTTCGGTATCGACCTTGTTAATAAGTCGGGTTTCTGTGGATCAGCAACTAaagggaggaagaagaagaagacacagatgaataaatattag